The Devosia sp. A16 genome includes a window with the following:
- a CDS encoding succinylglutamate desuccinylase/aspartoacylase family protein: MVKQINKLRPKFTTHADGSDAVLFIHELVGEQDGPTVGISASIHGNENAGSQAILDLYRILKDMPLKGRILLLPVANPRAFAVNHRFTPLDELNLNREFPGDDRGNYTQQLAFALARDYFDKLDANIDLHSGTDRPTVDYVYIWSDEGLSRAFGSKLLYRPTTGKAGTLYSGTTKTVTIDRRPEMKVTTIELGGGIVDQGPYVKRTVDGMLNQLRYLGVIAGHLVAPPRQVVVGELVGIRPKHGGWLEPLCPANGEIIKGGQLLGRVVSPYDFETIEEIPTPFENGIMVMQHLSRNLVEAGDYGFMVGNLDGAEQ, encoded by the coding sequence ATGGTCAAGCAGATCAACAAGCTGAGGCCCAAATTCACCACTCACGCCGACGGCAGCGATGCCGTGCTGTTCATCCACGAACTGGTCGGCGAACAGGATGGCCCCACGGTCGGCATTTCTGCCTCCATCCACGGAAACGAGAATGCCGGCTCGCAGGCCATCCTCGATCTCTACCGCATCCTCAAGGACATGCCGCTCAAGGGCCGCATCCTGCTGTTGCCGGTCGCCAACCCCAGGGCATTCGCGGTGAACCATCGCTTCACCCCGCTCGATGAGCTGAACCTCAACCGTGAATTCCCCGGCGACGATCGCGGCAACTACACCCAGCAGCTCGCCTTCGCCCTGGCGCGCGACTATTTCGACAAGCTCGACGCCAATATCGACCTGCACTCGGGCACCGATCGCCCGACCGTCGACTACGTCTACATCTGGAGCGACGAAGGGCTGTCGCGCGCCTTCGGCTCGAAGCTGCTCTACCGCCCGACCACCGGCAAGGCCGGCACGCTCTATTCCGGCACCACCAAGACGGTGACCATCGACCGCCGCCCGGAAATGAAGGTGACCACCATCGAGCTCGGCGGCGGCATCGTCGACCAGGGCCCCTATGTGAAGCGCACCGTCGACGGCATGCTGAACCAGTTGCGCTATCTCGGCGTCATCGCCGGCCACCTCGTGGCTCCGCCCAGGCAGGTGGTGGTGGGCGAACTGGTCGGCATCCGCCCCAAGCATGGCGGCTGGCTCGAGCCGCTCTGCCCCGCCAATGGCGAGATCATCAAGGGCGGCCAGCTGCTCGGTCGCGTCGTCAGCCCCTATGACTTCGAGACCATCGAGGAGATCCCCACCCCGTTCGAGAACGGCATCATGGTGATGCAGCATCTGAGCCGCAACCTGGTGGAAGCCGGCGATTACGGCTTCATGGTCGGCAACCTCGACGGCGCGGAGCAGTAA
- a CDS encoding ABC transporter ATP-binding protein — translation MATSTVGAAIAVKDLEIRIRGERGSYPVVADIALTVARGETLCIVGESGCGKSMTALSLLRLLPEAASATKGSIEINGEDFLAMPERRVEDLRGVEIAMIFQEPLTALNPVLTIGEQIAESVRRHKKLSHKAAMARAIETLQLVQMPDPVRRSRQFPHELSGGQRQRAMIALALACEPKILVADEPTTALDVTVQAQILGLISDLQKRLGTALVLITHDLGVVAEVADRVVVMYAGRRVEEASVYDLFEHPIHPYTLGLMGAIPRPVAGRPATERLVDIAGTVPPPWDLPKGCAFAPRCPRASARCREERPPLEEKRPGHFAACWEHVDG, via the coding sequence TTGGCGACGAGCACGGTCGGCGCGGCGATTGCCGTAAAGGACCTGGAGATCCGGATCCGCGGCGAGCGCGGCTCGTATCCTGTCGTCGCCGACATCGCGCTGACCGTCGCGCGCGGCGAGACGCTGTGCATCGTCGGGGAATCGGGCTGCGGCAAGTCGATGACCGCTCTGTCGCTGCTGCGCCTCCTCCCCGAGGCGGCGAGCGCCACTAAGGGCAGCATCGAGATCAATGGCGAGGACTTCCTCGCCATGCCGGAGCGGCGGGTGGAAGACCTGCGCGGCGTCGAGATCGCCATGATCTTCCAGGAGCCGCTGACCGCCTTGAACCCGGTGCTGACCATCGGCGAGCAGATCGCCGAGTCGGTGCGCCGGCACAAGAAGCTGAGCCACAAGGCGGCGATGGCCCGGGCCATCGAGACGCTGCAGCTGGTGCAAATGCCCGACCCCGTCCGCCGTAGCAGGCAGTTCCCGCATGAGCTCTCGGGCGGGCAGCGCCAGCGCGCCATGATCGCCCTGGCGCTCGCCTGCGAGCCCAAGATCCTCGTCGCGGACGAGCCGACCACCGCCCTCGACGTCACCGTGCAGGCGCAGATCCTGGGGCTCATTTCCGACCTGCAGAAGCGGCTCGGCACCGCTCTGGTGCTGATCACCCACGATCTGGGCGTCGTGGCGGAAGTCGCCGACCGGGTGGTGGTGATGTATGCCGGCCGCCGCGTCGAGGAAGCGAGCGTCTACGACCTGTTCGAGCACCCCATCCACCCCTATACGCTGGGGCTGATGGGGGCGATCCCGCGTCCTGTCGCCGGCCGGCCGGCCACCGAGCGGCTGGTCGACATCGCCGGCACCGTTCCGCCGCCCTGGGACCTGCCCAAGGGCTGCGCCTTCGCCCCGCGCTGCCCGCGCGCCTCGGCCCGCTGCCGCGAGGAACGGCCACCCCTCGAAGAAAAGCGGCCCGGCCACTTCGCCGCCTGCTGGGAGCATGTCGATGGCTGA
- a CDS encoding ABC transporter ATP-binding protein — protein sequence MADTALLSVDDLQVHFPVRSGVFQRQSATVKAVDGVSFSIGRGETLSLVGESGCGKSTTGLALLGLVKPTGGRVRFDGAEISGFRRRDLKDYRRRVQIVFQDPFSSLNPRRRVRDAIRVALDIHGVGSRAERDAEVAQLMARVGLRPDQADNFPHQFSGGQRQRIGIARALALKPDIIVCDEPVSALDVSVQAQILNLLADLQRDLGIAYLFISHDLGVVEHISHRVAVMYLGKIVEIAPKALLFAAPTHPYTEMLTRAAPTLDPRHRHSFSPSSDDVPSAINKPSGCPFHTRCPLATELCRTTEPALTERPDGRLAACHHR from the coding sequence ATGGCTGATACGGCCCTTCTCTCGGTCGACGACCTTCAGGTGCATTTCCCGGTGCGCTCCGGGGTGTTCCAGCGCCAGTCCGCCACCGTCAAGGCAGTGGATGGCGTGAGCTTTTCGATCGGGCGCGGCGAGACGCTGAGCCTTGTCGGCGAATCCGGCTGCGGCAAATCCACCACCGGCCTCGCGCTGCTCGGGCTGGTGAAGCCGACCGGCGGCCGGGTGCGCTTCGACGGTGCCGAGATCAGCGGCTTCCGCCGCCGCGATCTCAAGGATTATCGGCGCCGGGTGCAGATCGTCTTCCAGGATCCGTTCTCCTCGCTCAACCCGCGCCGCCGGGTGCGCGACGCCATCCGCGTGGCGCTCGATATCCATGGCGTGGGCAGCAGGGCCGAGCGCGACGCCGAGGTGGCGCAGCTGATGGCGCGCGTCGGGCTCCGGCCCGACCAGGCCGACAATTTCCCGCACCAGTTCTCGGGCGGCCAGCGCCAGCGCATCGGCATCGCCCGGGCGCTCGCGCTGAAGCCCGACATTATCGTCTGCGACGAGCCGGTCTCGGCGCTCGACGTGTCGGTGCAGGCGCAGATCCTCAACCTCCTCGCCGACCTGCAGCGCGACCTCGGCATCGCATACCTCTTCATCTCGCACGACCTCGGGGTGGTCGAGCACATCTCGCACCGCGTGGCGGTGATGTATCTGGGCAAGATCGTCGAGATCGCCCCCAAGGCGCTGCTGTTCGCCGCGCCGACCCATCCCTATACCGAGATGCTGACCCGTGCGGCGCCCACGCTCGACCCGCGCCACCGCCACAGCTTCAGCCCCTCGAGCGACGATGTGCCGAGCGCCATCAACAAGCCGAGCGGCTGCCCCTTCCACACCCGCTGCCCGCTGGCGACCGAGCTCTGCCGCACCACCGAGCCGGCGCTGACCGAACGACCGGACGGTCGGCTGGCGGCGTGCCATCATCGATGA
- a CDS encoding metal-dependent hydrolase family protein, with translation MPTTTLFTNGRVLDPAQGVLRDGLAVLVRDGRIAEVGAGIAAPADARVIDLGGRTLMPGLIDCHMHVVAETLDLWANMIAPSSLAGLRAARVMEETLQRGFTTIRDLGGADHGLVRGVEEGLIDGPRIVICGKGLTTTGGHADLRKRTDDRPGMMSDRLGSMGYIADGVDAVRTACRTMIKEGAKFIKVMANGGVSSPNDPIHSIQYSREEILAMVEEAENAGLYVSAHVYTDAAIRRCVELGVHSLEHCNLISAETAKLAAEKGCIAVPTLVAYDALWLEGKALGLGPAEFEKIDVVRSGGLKSLEIMRDAGLPMAFGSDLLGGLRKYHCMEFELLVKVLTPAEIIRSATTVGAELCRMSGQIGTIAAGAHADLIVVDGDPLADITLLQDDGAHMPLIMRGGQVFKDRV, from the coding sequence ATGCCCACCACCACCCTCTTCACCAATGGCCGCGTGCTCGATCCCGCCCAGGGCGTGCTGCGCGATGGGCTGGCCGTGCTGGTGCGCGATGGCCGCATCGCCGAAGTCGGCGCCGGCATCGCCGCCCCCGCCGATGCGCGTGTCATCGATCTCGGCGGCCGCACCCTGATGCCGGGGCTGATCGACTGCCACATGCATGTGGTGGCCGAAACTCTCGACCTCTGGGCCAATATGATCGCCCCCTCCTCGCTCGCGGGCCTCCGCGCCGCGCGCGTCATGGAAGAGACGCTGCAGCGCGGCTTCACCACCATCCGCGACCTCGGCGGCGCCGATCACGGCCTCGTTCGCGGCGTCGAGGAAGGGCTGATCGACGGGCCGCGCATCGTCATCTGCGGCAAGGGCCTCACCACCACGGGCGGCCACGCCGACCTCAGGAAGCGCACCGATGACCGTCCGGGCATGATGTCGGATCGGCTGGGCTCGATGGGCTATATCGCCGATGGCGTCGATGCGGTGCGCACCGCCTGCCGCACCATGATCAAGGAGGGCGCCAAGTTCATCAAGGTGATGGCCAATGGCGGCGTCTCCTCGCCCAACGATCCGATCCACTCGATCCAGTACTCACGCGAGGAAATCCTCGCCATGGTGGAGGAAGCCGAGAATGCCGGACTCTACGTCTCGGCCCATGTCTATACCGACGCCGCCATCCGCCGCTGCGTCGAGCTCGGCGTCCATTCGCTCGAGCACTGCAACCTGATCAGCGCCGAAACGGCGAAGCTCGCCGCCGAGAAGGGCTGCATCGCCGTCCCCACCCTCGTCGCCTATGACGCACTGTGGCTCGAAGGCAAGGCGCTCGGCCTCGGCCCGGCCGAGTTCGAAAAGATCGACGTGGTGCGCTCGGGCGGGCTCAAGTCGCTCGAGATCATGCGCGACGCGGGCCTCCCCATGGCCTTCGGCTCCGACCTGCTGGGCGGCCTGAGGAAGTATCACTGCATGGAGTTCGAACTGCTCGTCAAGGTGCTGACCCCGGCCGAAATCATCCGCTCGGCCACCACGGTCGGCGCCGAGCTCTGCCGCATGTCGGGCCAGATCGGCACCATCGCCGCCGGCGCCCATGCCGACCTGATCGTCGTCGACGGCGACCCGCTGGCCGATATCACGCTGCTGCAGGACGACGGCGCGCATATGCCGCTGATCATGCGCGGCGGTCAGGTGTTCAAGGACCGGGTGTAG
- a CDS encoding bifunctional GNAT family N-acetyltransferase/nucleoside diphosphate kinase regulator produces the protein MERPFVSLRPEITRPHALVLMDWLEDERVTRYLSDSRNVSRFIAEAIDRTQLPILTHLFNQGGRFFMVHDRDDRPVGFVRLVMTGRDCEMVLIVGDHDNWGRRIGSSAIREGLKLAFLEMRAATVIARIHPDNRRSLRAFGRCGFLGMSETATLISLAMTAGRYRRLLREGVMAEAGEIYITDLDQPRLEELVAFEQGPAIVELEHEIERAIVVAAQSVPEDVVTMNSRFALRLDDEDLKVSLVYPEDADERAGKLSVLSDLGAAILGYRQGDAVDCVVADRTRHLLIGKLLYQPESSGDFHL, from the coding sequence ATGGAGAGGCCTTTCGTTTCGTTGCGTCCGGAGATCACCCGGCCCCATGCGCTGGTCCTGATGGACTGGCTGGAGGATGAACGGGTCACCCGCTACCTCAGCGATTCCCGCAATGTGTCGCGGTTCATCGCCGAGGCGATCGATCGCACGCAGTTGCCGATCCTGACGCATCTGTTCAATCAGGGCGGCCGCTTCTTCATGGTCCATGACCGCGACGACAGGCCTGTCGGCTTCGTCCGCCTGGTCATGACGGGGCGCGACTGTGAAATGGTCCTGATCGTCGGAGATCACGACAACTGGGGCCGACGCATCGGCTCCAGCGCCATCCGCGAGGGTCTGAAACTGGCGTTCCTCGAAATGCGCGCCGCTACGGTGATCGCCAGGATCCACCCCGACAATAGGCGTTCGCTCAGGGCCTTCGGGCGCTGCGGTTTTCTCGGCATGAGCGAGACGGCGACGCTCATCTCGCTGGCAATGACCGCCGGCCGGTATCGGCGGCTGCTGCGCGAGGGCGTCATGGCGGAGGCCGGCGAGATCTACATCACCGACCTCGACCAACCGCGGCTCGAGGAACTGGTCGCGTTCGAACAGGGGCCGGCCATCGTCGAACTCGAACACGAGATCGAACGCGCCATCGTCGTCGCGGCCCAAAGCGTTCCCGAGGATGTCGTGACGATGAACTCGAGGTTCGCGTTGCGGCTGGACGACGAGGACCTGAAAGTGTCCCTCGTCTATCCTGAGGACGCCGACGAGCGGGCCGGCAAACTGTCGGTGCTGTCCGACCTCGGCGCCGCGATCCTGGGCTATCGGCAAGGCGACGCCGTCGATTGCGTGGTTGCCGACCGCACGCGACACCTGCTGATCGGCAAGTTGCTGTACCAGCCGGAATCCTCAGGCGATTTCCACCTCTAG
- a CDS encoding VOC family protein translates to MLPSAIEVVTLFVDDLEQTRRFYEEVFAPQVLFEDEAGAVLQFAGMAVNLLRISDAPELVTPRQVGARTDGPRVMFTVKVEDCRAAHAELTAKGIAFLNGPIDRPWGRRTAAFADPSGNVWEIAEEIR, encoded by the coding sequence ATGTTGCCGAGCGCGATCGAGGTTGTGACGCTTTTCGTCGATGACCTGGAGCAGACGAGAAGGTTCTATGAGGAGGTGTTCGCCCCTCAGGTGCTGTTCGAGGACGAGGCCGGCGCGGTGCTGCAGTTTGCCGGCATGGCCGTCAACCTGCTGCGCATCTCGGATGCCCCCGAGCTGGTCACGCCGCGGCAGGTGGGAGCCCGCACCGATGGCCCGCGGGTGATGTTCACCGTGAAGGTCGAGGATTGCCGCGCCGCCCATGCCGAACTGACGGCGAAGGGCATCGCCTTTCTCAACGGGCCGATCGACCGCCCCTGGGGGCGCCGCACCGCGGCGTTCGCCGATCCCTCCGGCAATGTGTGGGAAATCGCCGAGGAGATTCGATAG